A window of the bacterium genome harbors these coding sequences:
- a CDS encoding peptidylprolyl isomerase, with protein sequence MWRNRFTITFLFFQLIIIANVPAQVVAEFGKYEITLDEFEHAYAKNVGGWENAVNKDMQEYKNFLDLYVKFRMKLRDAQVRAYDKDENLMGELKDYQKQVGVSYIIEKKVNEPGIKQLYDRRKEEFRVSHIMIRPDSTGDEAARIKAQAILDSIKNGHSFENMAIKHSDDKFSGVNGGDIYYITAGLLPYEFEDPMYTLQAGEIYPEVVKTRFGYHLIKVTERNHRTPKIQASHILIGYHNSEGNIDTAYAKMRADSVLAQLRDGASFEELALKYSDDPGSKEKGGDLGYFERRMMVKEFDETAFKMEVGQISDLVQTNFGYHIIKLTDKMDTQPYEAEYENLKNMFNKQRYQHEREVLIESLKKKYNFTIDENSLDRFVENSDSLRFGMVHPKYDEIANDVLFSYSGKKVTVGNFLEAANSNSKITAKPMDDIAEVENAINTLAEDMLLEEEAMNLDKEDPQFAQLMEDYKDGIFIFKIQEEEVWNKVKIDSADVYNYWDSNKDKYIMPERISFTEIFCMQDSTIQKYYTMLKEGASFDTLAALYTERSTKKKDKGQYDLQSVDYSDFYKEANKIASVGEYSAPVAFGGGYAMFKLNDRQPSRIKTFEEAKAEVSGEYQEMLSKKLENDYLTSLEKRYEPKVYYNELENAFKQAENN encoded by the coding sequence ATGTGGCGAAATCGTTTTACAATAACATTTCTTTTTTTTCAGTTAATTATCATAGCCAACGTTCCTGCTCAGGTAGTAGCAGAATTTGGAAAATATGAAATCACTTTAGACGAGTTTGAACACGCTTATGCAAAAAATGTAGGCGGCTGGGAAAACGCTGTTAACAAGGACATGCAGGAATATAAAAACTTTTTAGACCTGTATGTTAAATTCAGAATGAAGCTTAGAGATGCACAGGTAAGAGCCTACGATAAAGACGAAAATCTGATGGGCGAACTTAAAGATTACCAGAAACAGGTTGGAGTTTCATATATTATTGAAAAGAAAGTGAATGAGCCTGGAATAAAGCAGTTATATGATAGAAGAAAAGAAGAATTCAGAGTTAGTCATATAATGATCAGACCAGACTCAACAGGCGATGAAGCTGCCAGAATAAAAGCTCAGGCAATTTTGGACAGCATAAAGAACGGACATAGTTTCGAAAATATGGCAATCAAACATTCTGATGATAAATTCTCAGGAGTTAACGGCGGAGATATTTATTACATAACTGCTGGATTACTTCCATACGAATTCGAAGATCCGATGTACACTTTACAGGCTGGTGAAATTTATCCTGAAGTTGTAAAAACAAGATTCGGATACCACCTGATAAAAGTTACCGAGAGAAATCATCGTACCCCTAAAATTCAGGCAAGTCACATATTAATTGGTTACCACAACAGTGAAGGCAACATTGACACTGCGTATGCAAAGATGCGTGCTGATTCTGTTTTAGCTCAGCTAAGAGACGGAGCTTCATTTGAAGAATTGGCTCTCAAATATTCAGATGATCCCGGTTCAAAGGAAAAAGGCGGCGATCTCGGATACTTTGAAAGAAGAATGATGGTAAAAGAGTTTGATGAGACTGCTTTCAAAATGGAAGTCGGTCAGATTTCTGATCTTGTTCAAACAAACTTTGGTTATCACATAATCAAGTTGACTGATAAAATGGATACCCAACCATATGAAGCTGAGTATGAAAACCTGAAGAACATGTTTAACAAGCAAAGATATCAGCACGAAAGGGAAGTATTGATTGAATCACTGAAGAAAAAATATAACTTCACCATCGATGAAAATAGTCTTGACCGATTTGTTGAAAACAGTGATTCGTTGAGATTTGGAATGGTTCACCCAAAATATGATGAAATAGCAAATGATGTTTTATTTTCATATTCAGGGAAAAAAGTAACAGTTGGTAATTTCCTTGAGGCAGCAAACAGCAATTCAAAAATCACTGCCAAGCCTATGGATGATATAGCTGAGGTTGAAAATGCAATAAATACACTCGCAGAGGATATGCTGCTTGAGGAAGAAGCAATGAATCTTGATAAGGAAGATCCACAGTTCGCTCAACTGATGGAAGACTACAAGGATGGTATCTTCATCTTCAAAATTCAGGAGGAGGAAGTCTGGAATAAAGTAAAAATTGACAGTGCTGATGTTTATAACTACTGGGACTCAAATAAAGATAAATACATTATGCCGGAGCGAATCAGCTTTACAGAAATCTTTTGCATGCAGGACTCAACAATTCAGAAATATTACACCATGCTTAAAGAAGGTGCATCATTCGATACTTTAGCTGCTCTTTATACAGAACGCAGCACGAAGAAGAAAGACAAGGGACAATATGATCTGCAGTCTGTCGATTACTCTGATTTCTATAAAGAAGCAAATAAAATTGCCAGTGTTGGTGAATATTCAGCACCGGTTGCTTTTGGCGGCGGGTATGCAATGTTCAAATTGAATGACAGACAGCCTTCAAGAATTAAAACATTTGAAGAAGCTAAAGCTGAAGTTTCAGGTGAATACCAGGAAATGCTTAGTAAAAAACTTGAGAACGATTACCTGACAAGTCTTGAGAAAAGATACGAGCCGAAAGTTTATTATAATGAACTCGAGAATGCTTTTAAGCAGGCAGAAAATAATTAA
- a CDS encoding S8 family peptidase, which produces MKYLTIFVILFAGILFAQSSVEKFTPQLNTVLENSNPSEALLVWVFFNDKGNETQNYFQKPATVVSEKSLNRRAKVLTEDKIISQRDLPVNQNYISQLQLAGFELKQKSKWFNGVSGWIKSSELSQIASLPFVKQMDIVYRFRSDKFEEEIINESPEESNPDFSKPQGTNSFNYGQSVTQLNIISVPQVHDLGYTGNGITICMLDAGFDRWTTHQVFSTLNVIATWDFVNGDPDVENGNDMGSGSHGTSTLSLIGGFLEGQLIGPAFGADYILAKTENTESETPIEEDNWIAALEWADSIGVDITSTSLGYIGFDPPYPSYTWQDMDGNTTRITNGADYAASLGIFVVNSAGNEGYDVHNTLGAPADGDSVIAVGSVTSSGNRSSFSSVGPTVDGRIKPDVMAMGSSNYVACNSSNSCFSSWGSGTSWSCPMAAGAAALLLEADPSLTPMQLADLLKNTASQSTNPDNLYGWGIINTYAALQSLVTNTESDQFPEGYYLLQNYPNPFNPATKIRFAVPERSNVKISLHDVLGNELGVILNEEVNPGIKEIALNGTELASGVYLVRMIANNFQQTIKISLIK; this is translated from the coding sequence ATGAAGTATCTGACCATTTTTGTAATTCTTTTTGCCGGGATTTTGTTTGCGCAGTCTTCGGTCGAAAAGTTCACACCACAATTAAATACAGTTCTGGAGAACTCCAATCCCTCAGAGGCATTGCTGGTTTGGGTTTTCTTTAATGATAAAGGTAATGAAACTCAGAATTATTTTCAAAAGCCAGCGACAGTGGTTAGTGAAAAATCTTTGAACAGAAGAGCAAAAGTTCTCACTGAAGATAAAATTATTTCTCAAAGAGATTTACCTGTTAATCAGAATTACATTAGTCAACTCCAGTTAGCCGGTTTTGAACTGAAGCAAAAATCCAAATGGTTCAATGGCGTCAGCGGATGGATTAAATCTTCTGAACTTTCACAAATTGCTTCATTACCGTTCGTAAAACAGATGGATATCGTTTACAGATTCAGATCTGATAAATTCGAGGAAGAAATTATTAATGAATCTCCCGAAGAATCGAATCCGGATTTTTCAAAACCGCAAGGAACAAACAGCTTTAATTATGGGCAATCGGTCACACAATTGAATATTATCTCAGTACCTCAGGTTCATGATCTTGGCTATACAGGAAACGGAATTACAATTTGTATGCTTGATGCAGGTTTTGATCGCTGGACAACTCACCAGGTTTTTAGCACATTGAATGTTATAGCAACCTGGGATTTTGTTAATGGTGATCCTGATGTTGAAAATGGGAACGATATGGGAAGCGGTTCTCACGGGACATCAACATTATCACTGATCGGCGGCTTTCTTGAAGGACAATTAATCGGTCCCGCTTTTGGTGCTGATTATATTCTAGCAAAAACTGAAAATACTGAGAGCGAAACACCGATTGAAGAAGATAACTGGATAGCAGCACTCGAATGGGCTGATAGTATTGGTGTAGATATCACTTCAACTTCTTTAGGATATATTGGTTTTGATCCACCATACCCAAGCTATACATGGCAGGATATGGATGGAAATACAACCCGAATTACCAATGGTGCCGATTATGCTGCGAGCCTTGGAATCTTTGTCGTTAACTCCGCAGGTAATGAAGGTTATGATGTACATAATACACTTGGTGCACCCGCAGATGGTGATAGTGTAATTGCAGTAGGATCGGTTACCAGCAGTGGAAATCGTTCAAGTTTCAGCAGTGTTGGTCCAACTGTCGATGGAAGAATAAAACCCGATGTAATGGCTATGGGATCAAGTAACTATGTTGCTTGTAATAGTTCTAACTCATGCTTCAGCAGCTGGGGAAGCGGAACTTCATGGAGTTGTCCAATGGCTGCAGGAGCTGCAGCATTGCTGCTCGAAGCTGATCCAAGTTTAACTCCGATGCAGCTGGCAGACTTATTAAAAAACACAGCTTCTCAAAGTACCAATCCTGATAATTTATATGGCTGGGGTATTATAAACACTTATGCGGCGCTTCAATCGTTAGTGACGAATACTGAAAGCGATCAGTTTCCAGAAGGTTATTACCTACTGCAGAACTATCCGAATCCATTTAATCCAGCTACTAAAATAAGATTTGCAGTTCCTGAAAGATCGAATGTAAAAATATCCCTGCACGATGTTCTTGGAAACGAACTCGGTGTAATTTTAAATGAAGAAGTAAATCCCGGCATTAAAGAGATTGCCTTGAATGGAACTGAACTTGCAAGCGGAGTATATCTTGTAAGAATGATAGCTAATAACTTTCAGCAAACAATTAAAATATCCCTCATTAAATAA
- a CDS encoding T9SS type A sorting domain-containing protein, whose amino-acid sequence MHNELIVDLNSDLAEYYFEGNLIHAWQWTLGNGGDTCKLQLSVTDLLGSNWPNPDSSQWYLDDYVLVRIDTIVGVKDFSVPTEFALEQNYPNPFNPTTTIKFQIPEMSFVTLKVYDVLGNEITTLINEEKPIGNYEIEFDGSALTSGVYFYKLQAVNPSKGSGQVFVDTKKIVLLK is encoded by the coding sequence ATGCATAACGAACTAATTGTAGATTTAAATAGTGATTTGGCTGAATACTATTTTGAGGGTAATCTTATTCACGCGTGGCAATGGACTCTCGGTAACGGAGGCGATACTTGTAAACTTCAACTATCTGTAACAGATCTTTTGGGAAGCAACTGGCCCAATCCCGATTCATCTCAATGGTATTTAGATGATTATGTATTGGTACGAATAGATACTATAGTTGGTGTAAAGGATTTTTCTGTACCAACTGAATTTGCACTCGAACAAAACTATCCCAATCCATTCAACCCAACAACAACAATTAAATTCCAAATACCAGAAATGAGTTTTGTAACACTCAAAGTGTATGATGTATTGGGCAATGAAATTACAACATTGATAAATGAAGAAAAGCCAATTGGCAATTATGAAATTGAATTTGATGGAAGTGCATTAACAAGCGGGGTTTATTTCTATAAATTGCAAGCAGTCAATCCTTCGAAAGGCTCAGGACAAGTTTTTGTTGATACTAAGAAGATTGTATTGCTCAAGTAA
- the metG gene encoding methionine--tRNA ligase: protein MSKEKVLVTSALPYANGPIHLGHLSGAYLPADIYVRYKRLNGDDVLYICGSDEHGVPITITADKEKVSPQVIIDRFHEANKKAFERFGMSFDNYSRTSLPIHHETAKEFFVEFFNRGLFIEKKSNQFYDEKAKMFLPDRYVEGTCPKCGNEQARSDECENCGSLYDPSELKNPKSKVSGETPVLKETTHYYFPLGKYQPALEKYVNEMNEMFGWKENVLQYCRGWFKEGLKERAITRDLDWGVKVPVDSAAGKVIYVWFEAVLGYISSTKEFSQLKNQPDLWKKYWQDLQTKYIAFIGKDNVVFHTIIFPAILMAWNEGEKEKYCLPQNVPANEFLNFEGKKFSKSRGWGIDVEVFLNIFPPDPLRYTLAANLPENKDTDFYWKEFQLRNNSELADILGNFINRTFTFVHKHFDGKVPARGRLDKIDEDMLNEIAEYPNRIARLFEKYRIKDGVNEMMNLARDGNKYFNDSQPWITIKSDKEKCSTTLNICLQAIYTLAELFYPVLPFSSEKLFKMLNAEPVQWSESGKSFLKEWHQINTAKILFPKIEDEVIEEQVSKLGATEGVLDKQQDQLVSYDDFMKTKLKVAEIISAEKISKSKKLMKLRVLLDDGERQLVAGIAEHYNPEDLVGKKVVVVANLQPAKLMGEESRGMILAVDKEPGGLQVLIVDDSVKVGTRVK from the coding sequence TTGAGTAAAGAAAAAGTTTTAGTCACTTCGGCATTGCCTTATGCAAATGGACCCATTCATCTTGGTCATCTCAGCGGGGCATATCTTCCAGCAGATATTTATGTTCGATACAAAAGATTGAATGGTGATGATGTTTTGTACATTTGCGGATCAGACGAGCACGGCGTTCCTATAACAATTACTGCTGATAAAGAAAAAGTTTCTCCGCAAGTAATTATTGATAGATTTCATGAAGCCAACAAGAAAGCATTTGAACGATTCGGGATGAGTTTTGATAATTACTCAAGAACAAGTCTTCCAATTCATCATGAAACAGCAAAAGAATTTTTCGTCGAGTTTTTTAATCGTGGGCTTTTCATTGAAAAAAAATCAAACCAGTTCTATGATGAAAAAGCTAAAATGTTTTTACCTGACAGATACGTCGAAGGAACTTGTCCGAAATGCGGCAATGAACAGGCAAGAAGCGATGAATGTGAAAACTGTGGTTCACTTTACGATCCATCTGAGCTAAAAAATCCAAAAAGCAAAGTAAGTGGTGAAACTCCGGTTCTTAAAGAAACTACTCACTACTACTTCCCGCTTGGTAAATACCAGCCAGCATTGGAAAAATATGTAAATGAAATGAATGAAATGTTTGGCTGGAAGGAAAACGTTCTTCAATATTGTCGCGGATGGTTTAAAGAAGGTTTGAAAGAAAGAGCAATTACCCGAGATCTGGATTGGGGAGTAAAAGTTCCTGTTGACTCTGCAGCCGGTAAAGTAATTTATGTATGGTTTGAAGCTGTGCTTGGTTATATCTCATCAACAAAAGAATTTTCTCAACTAAAAAATCAGCCGGATCTTTGGAAAAAATACTGGCAGGATTTACAAACAAAATACATTGCCTTCATCGGTAAAGATAACGTTGTTTTTCACACAATAATTTTTCCTGCAATTTTAATGGCGTGGAATGAAGGGGAAAAAGAAAAATATTGTCTTCCACAGAATGTGCCTGCTAATGAGTTTCTCAATTTTGAAGGAAAAAAATTTTCTAAAAGCCGAGGATGGGGAATTGATGTTGAAGTATTCCTGAATATATTTCCACCAGATCCGCTTCGATATACGCTTGCGGCCAATCTTCCAGAAAATAAAGATACAGATTTTTACTGGAAGGAATTTCAATTAAGAAATAACAGTGAACTGGCTGATATACTTGGAAATTTTATTAACAGAACTTTCACTTTCGTTCACAAACATTTTGATGGGAAAGTGCCAGCAAGAGGAAGGCTGGACAAAATTGATGAAGATATGTTGAACGAAATTGCCGAATATCCAAATCGTATCGCCCGACTTTTCGAGAAGTACAGAATTAAAGATGGCGTAAACGAGATGATGAATCTTGCTCGTGATGGCAATAAGTATTTTAATGATTCGCAGCCATGGATTACAATCAAATCGGATAAAGAAAAATGCAGCACAACATTAAACATTTGTTTGCAGGCAATTTACACACTTGCGGAATTGTTTTATCCGGTTTTACCTTTCTCTTCAGAAAAATTATTCAAAATGCTAAATGCTGAACCTGTTCAATGGAGTGAAAGCGGAAAATCCTTTTTGAAAGAATGGCATCAAATAAACACTGCAAAAATTTTATTTCCTAAAATAGAGGATGAAGTGATCGAAGAACAAGTTTCAAAACTAGGCGCAACTGAAGGAGTACTTGATAAACAGCAGGATCAATTAGTCTCTTATGACGATTTTATGAAAACGAAGCTGAAGGTTGCCGAAATCATCTCGGCTGAAAAAATTTCAAAGAGTAAAAAACTGATGAAGCTGAGAGTCTTGCTTGATGATGGTGAAAGACAATTAGTTGCAGGAATTGCCGAGCATTACAACCCGGAAGATTTAGTAGGTAAAAAAGTTGTTGTGGTTGCAAATCTTCAGCCGGCAAAGCTAATGGGTGAAGAATCCCGTGGTATGATTTTAGCCGTTGATAAAGAGCCCGGAGGTTTGCAAGTTTTAATAGTTGATGATTCTGTAAAAGTTGGAACAAGAGTTAAATAA
- a CDS encoding peptidylprolyl isomerase encodes MIKEFINKIIILILFSGVLFAQSGVIDKIVAVIDNEIILQSELDFQVAIYASQRSLDPKSPDLKRQILFTMIDEKLVYAQAELDSITVTDAEVAQRIEYQINVLKQQYGSEANIEKMYGMSLEKIKRELREDVRKSLMVQRLREKNFAPVEASRREVEEFYYNFKDSLGMIPEKLHIFHIFRNPKTTDRLKAQYRDFAQAVLDSIKQGASFEEMAKKYSEDPGSKTYGGDLGFVKKGVFYPQFEAAAFALEVGELSDVVETPVGYHIIELLERRGESIRTRHILFKFKTDEGADLETIEFLTEIRDSIVNGVNTFQFYAKKYSEDKETAPFSGDLGTFYINQLDKNLLDVVSKMKQEEISFPKRIDYGQGIYGYHIVYLQTRVPQHPASLEEDYTELKRLADEYKKQKQYDTWVASLRDKIYWEVRL; translated from the coding sequence ATGATAAAAGAATTCATAAATAAGATAATTATCCTTATCCTATTCTCCGGAGTTTTGTTTGCTCAATCAGGGGTTATAGATAAGATTGTTGCCGTTATTGATAATGAAATTATACTCCAGAGCGAGCTTGATTTCCAGGTAGCGATTTATGCATCCCAAAGAAGCCTCGATCCAAAATCTCCGGATTTGAAGAGGCAAATCCTTTTTACAATGATAGATGAAAAGCTTGTCTATGCGCAGGCAGAACTTGATTCAATAACAGTGACCGATGCTGAAGTAGCTCAAAGAATTGAATACCAGATAAACGTACTCAAACAGCAGTATGGTTCTGAAGCGAATATTGAAAAAATGTACGGGATGAGTCTTGAGAAAATAAAAAGAGAGCTTCGTGAAGATGTAAGGAAAAGTTTGATGGTTCAGCGTCTGCGTGAAAAGAATTTTGCACCTGTTGAAGCGTCCCGTCGTGAAGTTGAAGAATTCTATTACAACTTCAAGGATAGTCTGGGAATGATTCCGGAAAAGCTTCACATCTTTCATATCTTCAGGAATCCAAAAACAACTGACAGGTTGAAAGCACAATACCGCGATTTCGCTCAAGCAGTGCTTGATTCAATTAAGCAAGGTGCAAGTTTTGAAGAAATGGCAAAGAAATATTCCGAAGATCCGGGCAGCAAAACTTATGGCGGTGATCTAGGTTTTGTAAAGAAAGGTGTTTTCTATCCACAATTCGAAGCTGCTGCATTTGCTCTCGAAGTTGGTGAGTTATCGGACGTTGTTGAAACTCCGGTTGGTTACCATATCATCGAGCTGCTTGAACGAAGAGGTGAATCAATTAGAACCCGTCACATCCTCTTTAAGTTTAAAACAGATGAGGGAGCCGACCTTGAGACAATCGAATTCCTGACAGAGATAAGAGATAGTATTGTAAATGGAGTTAATACTTTCCAATTCTATGCAAAAAAATACAGTGAAGATAAAGAGACTGCACCGTTCTCGGGTGATTTGGGAACATTCTATATAAATCAGTTAGATAAAAATCTTCTTGATGTTGTATCAAAGATGAAACAAGAGGAAATCAGCTTTCCCAAAAGAATAGACTATGGACAGGGCATTTATGGTTATCATATAGTTTATCTTCAAACCAGGGTACCGCAGCATCCTGCAAGCCTTGAAGAAGATTACACTGAATTAAAACGGCTGGCTGACGAGTATAAAAAACAAAAGCAGTATGATACGTGGGTTGCTTCACTACGTGACAAAATTTATTGGGAAGTAAGACTGTAA
- a CDS encoding MoxR family ATPase, whose translation MKETPTGRNDVELVEKLAEKIKKVKSEIAKAIVGQDEIVDQLLISLFSKGHCLLVGVPGLAKTLLIKTVAEVLDLKFSRIQFTPDLMPSDITGTEIIEEDAISKKRNFKFISGPIFANIILADEINRTPPKTQAALLEAMQENKVTAAGTTYQLPQPFFVLATQNPIEQEGTYPLPEAQLDRFMFNLWLDYPSFKEEIRIVETTTSEYKAKLEKVLNANEILEFQDLVRKVPVADNVIEYAVKVANMTRPTNGNSPQFIKDWITWGAGPRASQYMILASKTRAVIQGRFTPNIDDVKVAMLPVLRHRIITNFSAEADGIKSTDVIERLSSEV comes from the coding sequence TTGAAAGAAACTCCCACCGGTCGAAATGACGTTGAGCTTGTTGAAAAGCTTGCCGAAAAAATCAAGAAAGTAAAATCAGAAATCGCAAAAGCAATTGTTGGTCAGGATGAAATAGTTGACCAGCTTTTGATTTCACTTTTTTCAAAAGGACATTGTTTATTAGTTGGAGTTCCCGGGCTCGCAAAAACACTTCTCATAAAAACTGTTGCTGAAGTTCTTGATTTAAAATTCAGCAGAATACAGTTTACTCCCGATTTAATGCCGAGTGATATTACCGGTACAGAAATTATAGAAGAAGATGCCATAAGCAAAAAAAGAAATTTCAAGTTTATTTCAGGACCAATCTTTGCAAACATTATTCTTGCAGATGAAATAAACAGAACACCTCCCAAAACTCAGGCAGCACTTCTTGAAGCAATGCAGGAAAATAAAGTGACTGCAGCCGGAACAACTTATCAGCTTCCTCAGCCATTCTTTGTTCTCGCAACGCAAAACCCGATCGAGCAGGAAGGAACATATCCTTTGCCTGAAGCACAGCTTGACAGGTTTATGTTCAACCTATGGCTTGATTATCCATCTTTCAAAGAGGAAATCAGAATTGTCGAAACAACAACGAGTGAATATAAAGCAAAGCTTGAAAAAGTTTTGAACGCCAATGAGATACTTGAGTTCCAGGATCTTGTAAGAAAAGTTCCTGTTGCTGATAATGTTATCGAGTATGCAGTTAAAGTTGCAAATATGACCAGACCAACGAATGGAAACTCACCACAATTCATTAAAGATTGGATAACGTGGGGCGCAGGACCGAGAGCTTCGCAGTATATGATTCTTGCATCAAAAACCCGTGCAGTTATCCAGGGAAGATTCACTCCGAACATTGATGACGTAAAAGTTGCAATGCTTCCCGTCCTTCGCCACAGGATTATTACCAACTTCAGCGCTGAAGCTGATGGAATAAAGTCTACAGATGTGATTGAGAGATTGTCCAGCGAAGTTTGA
- a CDS encoding aminotransferase class I/II-fold pyridoxal phosphate-dependent enzyme, with translation MKDHSKLDFNTKCVHSGIDEYEYGSVVPPIYQTSTFKFKSAQHGASLFAGEEKGYIYTRMLNPTIEAMENAIAELEGGHKALGCGSGMAAVHTIFAALLSAGDHVVCSAAVYGPTTTLLNTVMKKFGVETTFIDTSDIENVKSAIKQNTKVVYVETPGNPTLCISDIEEISKIAHKYGAKVVVDNTFMSPALQNPIALGADVVMHSLTKFLNGHADVVGGIVVVKDEPTYQQFRKTLNQIGGVIDPFNSFLVHRGLKTLALRMERHCQSAQKVAAWLEKHPLVKNLRYPGLKSHPHYNVGLKQHKGPGGMITFEVEGGIEAGKILMNSVKLHQLAVSLGGVESLIQHPASMTHFSMGKEARLAGGITDGLVRLSVGIESVEDLIADLEQALEKVKEAHLIEVEA, from the coding sequence ATGAAAGATCACTCCAAATTAGATTTCAACACTAAATGCGTTCACTCAGGAATTGATGAGTACGAATACGGTTCAGTAGTTCCGCCAATTTATCAAACATCAACATTTAAATTTAAATCTGCTCAGCACGGTGCATCGTTGTTTGCTGGTGAAGAAAAGGGATACATTTATACTAGAATGCTCAATCCAACTATTGAGGCAATGGAAAATGCAATTGCTGAACTTGAAGGTGGACATAAAGCTCTCGGATGTGGCAGCGGTATGGCAGCGGTTCATACAATCTTTGCAGCGCTTTTATCCGCAGGTGACCACGTTGTTTGCTCAGCAGCAGTTTACGGACCAACAACTACTTTGCTAAACACAGTAATGAAAAAGTTCGGAGTTGAAACGACTTTTATTGACACCTCAGATATTGAGAATGTAAAAAGTGCAATCAAACAAAACACAAAAGTCGTTTATGTTGAAACACCCGGAAATCCTACGCTATGTATTTCGGATATTGAAGAAATTTCTAAAATTGCTCATAAGTATGGAGCTAAGGTTGTTGTCGATAATACTTTTATGAGTCCTGCTTTGCAGAATCCGATTGCTCTCGGTGCAGATGTAGTAATGCACAGCTTGACAAAATTTTTAAATGGACACGCTGATGTCGTTGGCGGAATTGTTGTGGTAAAAGATGAGCCTACTTACCAGCAATTCAGAAAAACTTTAAATCAGATTGGCGGTGTTATTGATCCGTTCAACTCATTCCTCGTGCATCGTGGATTGAAAACACTTGCATTACGCATGGAAAGACATTGCCAGAGCGCACAAAAAGTTGCCGCGTGGCTCGAGAAGCACCCGCTTGTAAAAAACTTACGATATCCTGGACTAAAAAGTCATCCGCATTATAATGTTGGATTGAAGCAGCACAAAGGTCCCGGCGGAATGATTACATTTGAAGTTGAAGGCGGAATTGAAGCTGGCAAAATTCTTATGAACTCTGTTAAACTTCATCAGCTTGCGGTTAGCCTCGGTGGAGTGGAATCACTAATTCAGCATCCGGCGAGCATGACTCATTTCTCAATGGGTAAAGAAGCGCGTTTAGCCGGAGGAATTACGGATGGACTTGTAAGACTTTCCGTTGGCATTGAAAGTGTTGAAGATCTTATCGCTGATCTGGAACAGGCTCTCGAAAAAGTTAAAGAAGCTCATCTGATCGAAGTGGAAGCGTAA
- a CDS encoding AI-2E family transporter: protein MTDSTYKHFTKFLLWTAGIIILLYLFYLLTEIIIILSLSVLLAFIFAPFVSMLEGKGFNRLTATLIMFAVFGFIIYFSLSIIIPKFVYQMEQLISSLEGFSFAEEMKILEGTLLHYIPFLKSGDLTQRVELFITSQITNIFDSISTVLSSVVSIIAVLVIVPFITFFILKDYRRIMQGLLQTIPNKYFEMSYYILKKVSLRLGLFVRAWIFDATFVGVMIGFGFYFIGVPNALPLGVIAGLGHLIPYFGPVIGGIPAIIVSIVQYGDLSQVPLILLVVLITYTFDNGFVQPYVFGKSVDMHPIVIILLIISGGTLFGLMGMLLAVPAATVVKTFTKEIYFAKKNYKIARV from the coding sequence ATGACAGATTCAACTTACAAGCACTTTACTAAATTCCTTTTATGGACTGCAGGAATAATTATTCTTCTTTACCTTTTCTACCTGCTCACAGAAATAATTATCATATTGTCTTTGTCAGTTCTGCTGGCGTTTATATTTGCGCCGTTCGTTTCTATGCTCGAGGGAAAAGGATTTAACCGGCTTACTGCAACTTTGATTATGTTCGCTGTTTTCGGATTCATCATTTACTTTAGTCTGTCAATAATAATCCCGAAGTTTGTTTATCAGATGGAACAGTTGATAAGTTCGCTTGAAGGTTTTTCCTTTGCTGAGGAAATGAAAATACTTGAAGGAACCCTATTACACTATATACCCTTTCTCAAATCCGGCGACCTGACACAAAGAGTTGAACTATTCATCACCTCGCAGATTACAAATATTTTTGACAGTATCTCTACTGTACTGTCAAGTGTAGTTTCAATAATAGCAGTGCTGGTGATTGTTCCATTTATCACGTTTTTTATTTTGAAAGATTACAGAAGAATAATGCAGGGTCTGCTTCAAACTATTCCGAATAAATATTTTGAGATGTCATATTACATTCTGAAGAAAGTATCATTGCGTCTTGGATTATTCGTGCGTGCCTGGATTTTTGATGCTACATTTGTCGGAGTGATGATTGGCTTTGGTTTTTATTTCATTGGCGTCCCCAATGCTTTACCACTTGGAGTAATCGCAGGTCTTGGACATCTCATCCCATACTTTGGACCAGTGATCGGCGGTATCCCTGCGATAATAGTTTCGATAGTTCAGTACGGAGATCTTTCACAGGTTCCACTTATTCTGCTTGTGGTTTTAATTACTTACACTTTCGATAATGGTTTTGTTCAGCCGTATGTTTTCGGTAAGAGTGTTGATATGCACCCGATCGTAATAATTCTTCTCATAATCAGCGGAGGGACTTTGTTTGGTCTGATGGGAATGCTGCTTGCTGTACCCGCTGCAACAGTTGTTAAAACCTTTACTAAAGAAATTTACTTCGCAAAGAAGAATTATAAAATTGCGAGAGTATGA